The Halomonas sp. KG2 genome segment ACGATGCGTTAGCGCGTATCGAACGCTACACTGCCGAAGGCAAAGCCGTCTCGATTGGCCTGTGTGCGAATGCCGCGGATGTATTACCCGAACTGGTCAAGCGTGGCGTGAAGCCCGACATGGTCACTGACCAAACCAGTGCCCACGACCCGCTACACGGCTACCTGCCTGCAGGCTGGACCTGGGAAGAGTACGTGGCACGTGGTAAATCCGAACCACAAGCCACCGTAAAAGCGGCCAAGCAGTCGATGGCCGTGCATGTACAAGCCATGCTCGACTTCCAGAAAATGGGCGTGCCCACTTTCGATTACGGCAACAATATTCGCCAAATGGCTCAAGAAGAAGGCGTTGAGAATGCTTTCGACTTCCCTGGTTTTGTACCGGCCTATATCCGCCCCTTATTCTGCCAGGGAATTGGCCCCTTCCGCTGGGCCGCGCTTTCAGGCGACCCGGAAGACATTTACAAAACCGATCAAAAAGTCAAAGAGCTGATCCCCGACGACCCGCACCTGCACAACTGGCTGGATATGGCCCGCGAGCGCATCAGCTTCCAAGGCCTTCCGGCACGTATCTGCTGGGTCGGCCTGAAAGACCGTGCGCGTCTTGGCCAAGCCTTCAACGAGATGGTCAAAAACGGCGAGCTTAAAGCACCCGTCGTGATTGGCCGTGACCACCTGGACTCCGGCTCCGTGGCAAGCCCCAACCGCGAGACCGAGGCGATGATGGATGGCTCCGATGCGGTCTCCGACTGGCCGCTGCTGAATGCCCTGCTTAACACCGCCGGTGGTGCGACCTGGGTCTCGCTACACCACGGTGGCGGTGTCGGCATGGGCTATTCACAACACTCCGGGGTGGTTATCGTCGCCGACGGCACCGATGATGCCCACGCACGCCTTGGCCGCGTGCTGCGCAACGACCCGGGCACTGGAGTTATGCGCCATGCCGATGCAGGCTACGACATTGCCAAACAATCTGCCCGTGAAAACGGCCTCGATTTGCCGATGCTGAAGAGCTAATTCAACAACTTCAAGGAGCACTCATAATGACCCATCTCGATATTCAGCCCGGCAAAATGACACTGGCGCAAGCGCGCCAGGTCTTTCAATCCCCCGTCACGGTTAGCCTGCCAAGCAGTGCCGACGAGGCGATCCAAAAAAGCGTCGATTGCGTCAATCGGGTAGTTGAGGAAAACCGCACGGTCTACGGTATTAACACCGGGTTTGGGCTGCTTGCTCAAACACGTATCGCCGATGAAGACCTGGAAGCACTGCAGCGTTCGCTAGTGCTTTCTCATGCCACCGGCGTGGGCGCTGCGATGGATGACAGCCTTGTGCGGCTGATCATGGTGCTTAAGGTTAACAGCCTGGCACGCGGCTTTTCCGGTATTCGTCGTGAAGTGCTTGATGCCCTTATCGCATTGATCAACGCCGAGGTGTATCCGCATATTCCGCTCAAAGGTTCTGTGGGTGCGTCAGGTGATCTCGCGCCACTGGCCCATATGAGTGTGGTACTGATTGGCGAAGGCAAAGCACGCCACAAAGGCGAGTGGCTCAGTGCCGAAGAAGCGCTAAAAGTCGCCGGTCTTAGCCCGATTGCACTAGCTCCGAAAGAGGGTCTCGCGCTGCTCAACGGCACCCAGGTGTCAACGGCTTACGCGCTACGCGGCCTGTTCGATGCCGAAGACCTCTATGCTGCCGCCACGGTTTGCGGCTCACTGACAGTTGAAGCCACCCTAGGGTCGCGCTCACCGTTCGATGCGCGCATTCATGAAGTACGTGGCCAACGTGGCCAGATCGATGCGGCGGCGGCCTACCGACATTTACTCGGCGAGAGCAGCGACATCGGCAACTCCCACGCCAACTGCGATAAAGTACAAGACCCTTACTCCTTGCGCTGCCAGCCGCAGGTGATGGGCGCCGCGCTCACCCAAATTCGCCATGTTGCCGACGTATTGGCGATAGAAATCAACGCGGTGTCTGATAACCCGCTGGTGTTTGAAGATACCGACGACATCATCTCCGGCGGCAACTTCCACGCTGAGCCGGTGGCAATGGCTGCTGATAACTTAGCCCTGGCAATTGCCGAAATGGGTTCGCTAGCGGAACGCCGCATCTCGCTAATGATGGACAAACACATGTCCCAGTTGCCGCCCTTCCTGGTCGAGAAAGGCGGTGTTAACTCTGGGTTTATGATCGCGCAAGTGACCGCGGCAGCGCTTGCCAGTGAAAACAAAGCGTTAGCGCACCCGCATAGCGTTGATAGCCTACCTACCTCGGCCAACCAGGAAGACCACGTCTCCATGGCACCGGCAGCGGGTAAACGGCTATGGGAAATGGCCGATAACGTGCGTGACATCCTTGCCATTGAGTGGCTCTGTGCCTGCCAAGGGTTGGATATGCGCCACGGTCTAACTACCACTGCGCCGCTGGAGCAAGCAAAGCAGTTACTTCGTGAGCACGTTGCCCACTACGAACAGGATCGCTTCTTTGCGCCAGACATTGAGGCGGCCAGCCAACTCCTCGCGAAACGCCACCTCAATCGTCTGGCACCCGCAGGCCTACTGCCCAGTCATTGACTCTAAGCACATGAGCACAGCCAACGCGATAGATTCTTCACCCAACAAAGCGGGGTTCCAACTAATGAAAATCCTCGTCGCGGTCAAACGCGTCATCGACTACAACGTCAAAATCCGGGTCCAGCCAGATCATAGCGACGTCGACCTCACTAACGTCAAGATGGCTATGAACCCCTTCTGCGAGATCGCTGTGGAAGAGGCAGTACGACTGAAGGAGCGCGGCGTGGCCACCGAGGTTGTGGTCGTGAGCATCGGCCCCAAAACCGCCCAGGAGCAGCTGCGTACCGCCCTGGCATTAGGCGCTGATCGAGCCATTCACATTGTGTCTGACAAACGCATCGAATCACTGGCGGTGGCCAAGCTACTCGCCAAAGTGGTGGAAGAGGAACAGCCGGGACTTGTTATCGTCGGCAAGCAAGCCATCGATACCGATAACAACCAGACAGGCCAGATGCTCGCTGCCCTAACTGGCCTGCCTCAGGGGACTTTCACCTCCGAGATAATTATTCAAGATGATAAAGCCAGGGTGACACGCGAAGTTGATGGCGGTCTGCAGACCATCGAACTGGTGCTCCCGGCCATCATCACTACCGATCTACGCCTTAACGAGCCACGCTACGCCAAGCTGCCGGACATAATGAAGGCGAAAAAGAAGCCGCTGGACACCACAACCCCCGAGGAAATGGGTATTGACGTTACTACCAAGCTAAAACTGATCGGGGTAGCCCCGCCAACTGAGCGTGAAGGAGGAATCAAGGTGAGCTCAGTGGACGAGCTGATCGACAAACTCAAGAATGAAGCCAAAGTGCTTTGAAAGGAGCTAATTTTATGAGCATTCTTATCCTGGCCGAACATCACAATGGCACCCTGGGTAGCGCTACAGCCCATGTGGTCGCAGCTGCAAAGGAGATCGGTGGCAATATCGATATCCTGGTGGCCGGTGAAAACGTCACGGCTGTGGCTGAGTCAGCCGCCAAACTCGACAATGTCAATAAGGTGCGGGTTGCCGATAACAAAGCATATGCCCATCAACTTGCCGAACCGCTAAGTTCGCTGATCTGCGAGCTCACTAGTGATTACAGTCACGTGTTGGCGGTGGCCTCCACCACAGGCAAGAATGTGTTACCGCGTGTGGCCGCACTAAAGGACGTCTCGCAGATTTCCGAGATCATCGCGGTGGACTCCACCGATACCTTCAAGCGTCCAATCTATGCAGGCAATGCCATCGCCACCGTACAGAGCGACGATGACCTTATAGTCATATCCGTGCGTCCCACTAGCTTCGATGCAGTTGGCGAAAGCGGCAGTGCCACCATCGAAGCAGTCAATTACGTTGCTGAAAACGCAAAATCCACCTTCGTTAAAGAAGAGATAGCACAGAGCGACCGCCCCCAATTGGACGCTGCCAAAGTAGTCGTTTCTGGCGGCCGCGGCATGGGCAGCAGTGAGAGTTTCAAGCTGCTTGATGGAGTCGCCGACAAATTAGGCGCAGCCATCGGCGCATCACGAGCTGCTGTTGATGCAGGCTTTGTGCCCAATGATATGCAGGTGGGACAGACCGGTAAGATTGTCGCTCCTGATCTGTATATCGCCGTGGGTATCAGCGGAGCGATCCAACACCTAGCTGGCATGAAGGACTCCAAAGTGATAGTGGCAATCAATAAGGACGAGGAGGCACCAATTTTTCAAGTCGCCGACTATGGGTTTGTAGGCGACCTCTTCGAGGCGCTGCCGGAACTGCATAACAAACTATAGCGGCGGGTTAATTCACCCAAGCCATTACGCGGCCATAGGAGAAATACAAGTAACGCCCCCTGCAGCAGAAAAGCACTGGGGTAGAGCGCATATCCCCAGACAAACCAATAACGTCATCAATATGTTAACAAGAAGCCAATAACAACGATGGAGACACATAATGCATAACTTGGAAGCCGCAAAAACGAATCAGGGCGGGTTATGGAAAGCTGCTATCGGCAGCTTAATCGGTATTTTGTTTTTCTTTTTACCCATACCGCTGGATGACGGAACGAGCAAAATCCCTCTAGTCATTATCATCAATGCAATCAAAGGTGGCATGGGGGGAGCCGTCAAATATATGACTCTCGCACTTGCACTAATATTGGCAGCGACCTGGATCCTATCCCTAATAATGCCTAATTCGAAGATGGCTAGGTATCACAAAAAAGACGGCGTCATGAATGGCATTCTTTTCATGTTAAGCGCCTTCTTTGCCATATTATTGGTTTTTGGCATTGGACCAGACTGGTTGCTTCACGATGATGTTGGCGGCCTATCCCTATACTTAGGTGGCTCGGTCTTCATCACGGTACTGGTAGCGGGTTTCTTTGTACTTTTTCTGACAGAGTTTGGTTTTTTAGACTTCGTCGGCACCCTCATGGAGCCATTGATGCGCCCACTATATCGCCTACCTGGGCGTTCAGCGGTGGATGCCATTGCCTCCTTCGTAGCTGCTCCAGCGGTTGGTATCTTCCTGACTAACAAGCTATATACCAGCGGCTATTATAACCAACGGGAAGCTGCTGGCATCGCAACCAATTTCAGCATCTGCAGTCTCGGCTTCTTCGCTCTGCTGGCTACCATCGGAGGTATCACCGAGTATCTTCCTCACATGATCCTGGTCTCGTTTATTATTAACTTTTCGCTTGCTGCCGTCATGATGCGCATTCCGCCTATCAGCAGGAAAAAAGACGAGTACTACGACAAACAAGCAGAGGATCTAATCGAAGAGGATGACAACGGCGTTAAAACAAGCCTGTTGGCAAAAGCTACCAGCCGCGCCTCTCTGCGAGCAGCGGAAGCTAACAAGGAAGATCTCCTCAAAGGCTTTTGGGCCGCAGCAACCTTTGCACAGAAGATACTTGCCTATGTTCTTAGTATTGCCACTGTCGCACTGCTTGTTGCCACCTACACACCGATCTTTGACTACCTAGGCTACCTCGTCGAGCCCATTATCCAACTGACACAGCTACCAGATGCTGCCGCTATCGCTCCCACGATACTGATATCGATTGCAGAGATTGCACTACCTGCAATCATAATCGCTGGTGTAGATAATATAGATCCGATGAGCGTGTTCTTTGTTTGCACCCTCTCCACCGTACAGATCATTTTCTTCACAGAAAGCGCCAACGCGATGCTCGAGTCCAATATTCCATTAACTGTTCTCGAACTGGTGGTTATTTTCTTGATCAGAACGGCCCTAGCGATTCCGCTAGTCGCCATTGCGACGCACCTAATCTTTTAATGCTGTAAAAAGCATGGCCATCCGCCACTATGTGAAGGAGATAAAAAATGGAAACGGTATCTCGAGAGGAACTTCTTTCAACCCTGAGAGAGCACCTTGGTGCAGAACTCCTGAATGGCGATGACATTCCAAGCCATTATTATAGCGACTGGACTGGCCATGCCCCCTGTCAACCACTTGCCTTATATCGCCCGACCACCACGGAGGAAGTGGCACGCTGCCTTGAACTGTGCCACCGCTACCGAGTCCCAGTCGTCCCCCAAGGGGGACTGACTGGCCTAGCGGCAGGCGCCGAACCTACAGCGGATGCGGTTGCCTTGTCGCTAGAGCGTCTAACAGGGCCTATCGAGATCGACGAGGCGTCTGGAACCTTAACCAGTTGGGCTGGGAATACCCTAGAAGCCGTGCAACAAAAGGCTGAGCAACATGGTTGGCGATATCCGGTGGACTTTGGCGCTCGTGGTAGCTGCCAAATTGGTGGCAACATCGCCACCAATGCCGGCGGGCACGCAGTCATCCGACATGGAATGACACGCCAGCAGGTTCTGGGATTAGAGGTCGTGCTAGCCGACGGGCGTATTCTCAACCTGCTCAGTCCAATGATCAAGAATAATACCGGCTACGATCTGAAACACTTCTTTATCGGCTCGGAAGGGACTCTAGGAATTATTACGCGCGCTGTGCTGCGACTATCGCCGCGCCTTGGACATACAGAGACAGTCCTCTGCGCACTCCCTAACTATGCGTCCACCCTAAACCTGCTCGCGCGCCTACGCCGTCCTGGATTGGAGATCGAAGCCTTCGAGGTCATGTGGAACTGCTTCTATACTATGAGTTGCGATTGGCTTCAGAAAATGCCTCCTATAGAGACACACCACGCTCTCTACGTACTTTGCGAAGTCGAAGGGAATGCAACTTTGGTGGAGGAAGCACTAGCGGAAGCCATGGAAGCCGGGGAGGTAATCGATGCCGTGCTTGCTTCCTCCGAGCAACAAGCACAGCAACTTTGGGAGATTCGCGAGGCAACCGCCGAATTTCCCGTCAAGATGTCACCGATCAACTTCGACATCAGTCTTCCGTTACCAGAGATTGGCCATTTTGTTGAATCAGCTACCGCGGCCATCCTCAACGAGTGGCCTGCTGCAAAAGTGGTCAACTTCGGCCATATCGGCGATGGCAACTTACATCTAACAATCGATGCGCGCTCTTTACCCGATCAGAATAAAGAAACGGTGCTTGCTGCAGAAGCCATCGTTTATCGCTTGGTTGCCAACTATGCCGGAGCGATTTCTGCCGAACATGGTATCGGCGTTTTGAAAAAAGCCTTTCTACATCACAGTGTGGATGAGCACGCTCTTAGTGCCATGCGCAGCATCAAGCAGAGCCTTGATCCAAAAGGTATTCTTAATCCCGGTAAGATTTTCGACCTACCTCGGGACGCTAGCGATTTTTCATAAAATGACGATTTGAATCATTACAACTAAATTATCACAATCATGGCACATGAAATGGACATGACAAATATAACTGAGTTCAGCGCTCTTGCTCAGGCACGCTACTCCGAACTGAAAGCACAAAAGCTGTCAATCAACATGGCCCGAGGCCGTCCTTCAGCAAAACAGTTGGACCTATCCTCAGCTCTCCTCAACCTATCGGTGCCTTTCGAGAGTCAAGGCACAGATTATCGAAACTATGGAGGAAAGCGCTGCACCCCTGAAGCTCAGCAACTCATGGCAAGTATAATGGAATGTGAGCCTGATGAGGTTTTGGTTGAAGGCAGCTCAAGCCTAGCTCTGATGCACGATAATCTCGTCTATAGTTTTCTTAAGGGCAATCCAGACAGCCCTCGCCCTTGGCAGCAAGAGGATAGGGTCTCTTTTCTGTGCCCCGTACCCGGCTACGATTTTCACTTTCAAATGTGTGAATCTTATGGGATCAAAATGATCCCTATAACACTGAATGACGATGGGCCAGATATGGCAGAGGTCGAACGACTGGTCGCTGAGGATAGCTCGATCAAGGGTATCTGGTGCATCCCCAAATACAGCAACCCTACCGGCTGCACTTATTCGACTGACGTTGTGAGACGCCTGGCTAGCATGACCACAGCCGCTAAGGACTTCCGGATTATCTGGGACAATGCTTATGCTATCCATGCAATCAACGACAAGCAGGATGACGTCATAAATATTCTGGATGAATGCCGGCGGTCCGGGTGTCCTAATCGTCCTTTAGCTTTTTCATCGACGTCTAAGATCACTTTTCCTGGAGCTGGCCTAGCTGCGATGGCTAGCTCACCGGCCAATCTGGCTTGGTTCCTTAGCCAGACCTCAAAACGCTCCATACAGCCCGACCGTCTTAATCAGTTGCGGCACACTCAGTTTTTCCCAAACCTGAAGGCAGTGAAGCGCCATATGCAGCAACACCAAGAGCTGATTCGCCCAAAATTTGAGATCGTAGACAACACACTAACCAGCATCTTAGGTCGCTCAGAGCTCGCTAGTTGGACACTGCCAAGAGGAGGATATTTTGTTAGTTTCTACGCACCCACAGGGTGTGCTCGGCGCACCATTCAGCTAGCGTATGAAGCTGGGGTTGAGTTGACGCCTGCCGGTGCCGCCTTCCCTCATGGGTGCGACCCCCAGGACAGCCATATCCGCATTGCACCAACCTCCATCAGCTTGGACGAAGTACGACTAGCAACTGAAGTACTCGCCTATGCAACTATCATTGCCACAGAAGAAACAAGACAGTGAGTCCAACACTCGCTCAACTTGACAGGCTCACTGGGAAACTTCATTTTCGTTTCCCTATGAAATTTCACTGAGTAAATGAAATAATCACAATTTAGCAAGAGTATTAGAATACGTGAAAGCATCCTTAAAGGTGTTTCTGGGTAAACATTGCTAGCGAATAGTGCCTCTTCCCCAAAACGAAGCCACCCCGCTCAGTTGAGCGGGGTGGCCTCGTCAGCAAACACAGTACATTACTACCTGTATTGGCAATAATTACTCGCTATCTGTATCGCCATCGCTTGGACGCAACACCTTCGGGTTGGAGTTTCCCCATACCGTGTAAAGGTCGGCAAGTAGCGCGCCATTGAGGTCTTCAAGTTCTCCAATGGTAATTCGCTCGTCACCCTGGAGCCCGTAAAGTACCACTTCATCGCCCGGTGCCACTCCCTCGACATCCGTCACGTCTACCATGGTCGTGTTCATTGACACTTTACCCATGACCGGCACGCGCTCACCGTTGACCAGTACAAAGGCAGCGTCTGTGAAAACACGCCGGTAGCCATCAGAATAGCCAACAGGCAAGTTCGCCAATAAGCTATCCCGCTCCAGCACCCTGACGTTATCGTAACCAACGCCACTGCCTTGCGCGTAATCGTTAACCGACGCTACCCGCGTGCGAAACGACATCACCGGCTTGAACTGCTCATAATGGGGTAGATCGCCATACAGCAAGCCACCCGGGCGTACCATATCAAGGCGTGCTTCAGGCACCTCCATGGTGGTAAATGAGTTGGCGGCGTGAAGCGTTAGCGCCTCGCGATCCAGGTTAGCCGTCTCGATTAACCAGTCACTTTGTTCATGAAACGCCGCTAACCCCTGGCGAACAAAATCTTCGTCCTCAAAGGCAAAGTGGGTCATGATGCCCACCAGCTCTAACGACGCTAAGTCTTGAAGCTCTAACGCTTCCTGGCGCCCTGCTTCACTATCAAGCGCCATGCCATTGCGTCCCATACCGCCGGCATTGAGGCCCAAATGATAGCGCAGTGTCACCCCTGCCTCAGCGGCATCGCTGGAGGCCTGGCGAGCAGCTGTTATATCGCCGAATAACTCTTCCATGCCGTAATCGAAAGCGCCGCGCACTTCTTCTGGTGTCGCACTACGCACGCGCATTAAACGTCCATCGAAACCAGATGCCCGAACAACTCGCGCTTCTTCGTTACTCGCCACACCAATACAAGGAATACCTAACGCAATCACGGAAGGCATTAAATTAGCAATGCCGTGACCATAGGCATCGGCTTTCATAATGGCGCAAAGCTCCGCTTCTTCGCCCAATAATTCCAGAACACCGCGCACGTTCCCTTCAAAAGCCGATTGCGAGATTTCTACCCAGGCATTGGCACTCAAGTGTTCCGGGCTATCGACGAGCAATGCTTGGTCGCTCAGCAACGGCGCCGCATAGCTGGTTGTGGTAACGGTGGCAGCAACAGCGGCAGCTAACAGGGTTAGTGGATATTTCATTATCAGATCCTTGATTCGTTTTCATTGTTAAGACCCCACCGCTCACACTACCCCTACTAAACAATTCTTAACGATAGCGCGTGCCGCGTTTATTAAAAAAAGCAGCGCTAGGACGCAATAACCCGAAGAGAAGGAAAGCTCTTTCGCTGATTGCTCTGCCTGTAGGCGGGGCAGCTCTTCTGCTCGTCACGTATTCAAGTCTGCGTGTATTCAAGCGCCAAAACTCATTAAAACCCGCAAGCATTCCAAGCTCTGTTTCAAACCCTGTTTCAAACCCTGTTTCAAGTGCTGTCTCAAGCGCTGTCTTAAGTGCTGTCTTAAGTGCTGTCTTAAGGCCTTACCCAAAGAGGATTTAGGCCAATAGCAGACTCGACGATCTGTTGGCTACACCGTTTATCAACGCTTACCTAATACACCTGATCGGCAATATATCGCTCAAAAACACAGCAACTCGTTGAAAATCAATAAAAAATTAATTTATAGATGCAGTTTCGGTTTGGTTTGACATCAGTCAACGTAATGCAAAAATGTTGATGTTAGACGATTTTATAGAAATTTTTTATAGCCTGAGTACCATGCGTGTGATTAAACTGGGGGCGCAACATGGTTTCGAAACTGAAGCATGGATGCCCTCTATAACTCTAAACGCGATCAAGAAAGAGGTTTTATGAAGCTCTCAACATCCGTGAAATGCGCTCTAGCGACGTCCATCGCCGCTTCCATCATGGCTAGCCAAGCGCTTTATGCCGATACCGTTCGTTTACGCATGCACACGTTTTATGGCACCGAAGTGGATCAGATTGCAGCTGATTTGCGGGAACGGGTAAGTGAAGCGAGTGATGGCACTATCAACATTCAATTTTTCCGTGGCGGCGAGCTAGTCAGCAGCGACCAGTTTGTCGAAGCCGTTGCCCGTGGGAGCATCGATATCGGCCATGGTGTGGGTAGTTACTGGCCTGGCACAGTGGGTATCGGCACGATCGAAGGGGGCCTACCAGGAGCATGGGTAAGCGCTGAAGAAGCCCACGATATATTTGCCAACCAAGGCCTTGATGAACTCATCGCAGAAGCTTACGAAGAGCAAGGCGTTAAGCTGATTGGCCGCGGCTTTGGTAGCGATTATGGTCTAGTCACCCGAGAGCCTGTTTCCAGCCTGGAAGACCTTGCCAGCATGCGCATCCGCGCAACCAGCTCCATTGCAACGGTGCTGGAAAAATTCGATATTCCGACAGCCTTTATTCCCGGTGAAGAGCTCTACGTCGCACTTTCGACTGGCGTTATCGACGGTGCCATTTACGGTGGCCCTGTTGAGTACGAACAGCTACGAATCAATGAAGTAGCGGGCTACTACACCGATATCAACTTACTTAACCCAGGCTGGACAGAAAACGCATTCATCAACCCCCGCGCTTGGGAACGGATGAGCGAAGAGCAGCAGCAAATTTTGGTAGATGAGCTGGCTCAGTACCTGGAAGACGTTCACAACTGGCTTGAAGAAGGCAACCAACGGATCATCGATGAAGGTGAGCTGTTTGAATTCGCCACCCTGCCAGCAGAAGATTCACAACGCCTAGCGGAAGCATCTTTGCCGATTTGGGAAGAAGAAGCGGCACGCTCTGAGCGAAATGCCCAAGCCGTTGAAATCTTGATTAACAACGCCAAAGCGCAAGGAAGATTGAGTGAGTAAGATTAACCGATATCTACGCTTTCAGGATGGGCTTTCCGACTGGGTCGGACGAGTCACCGCCTGGCTGACGCTAGGTATTATCGGTGTACTGCTCTATGAAGTAGTCGCTCGCTATGTACTCAATGCCCCCACGGTGTGGGGGCACGAACTAGCGACGATGTTCTTCGGTGCACTGAGCATCCTGGCTGGCAGCTATACCTTACGCCACCAAAGCCACGTGCGCAGTGATGTCATTTATCGCCTGCTGCCCTTCCGCATGCAGGCGTTGTGTGACGTGATTGTGTTCTCACTGGGTATTTTGGTGTTGTGCATATTTTTCACCATGGCCGTGGAGTTTGCCCACCGCTCCTGGCTAATTGGCGAGTATTCCAACCGAAGCATTTGGCGTCCAGCGCTTTGGCCGATAAAAGCGACCATTCCAATTGCCGTTGGATTGCTAATTCTGCAGAGCGTAGCAGAGCTAGTGAGGGCCATCGTGCGTTTACTTGGCATTCCCTATGATG includes the following:
- a CDS encoding TRAP transporter small permease subunit translates to MSKINRYLRFQDGLSDWVGRVTAWLTLGIIGVLLYEVVARYVLNAPTVWGHELATMFFGALSILAGSYTLRHQSHVRSDVIYRLLPFRMQALCDVIVFSLGILVLCIFFTMAVEFAHRSWLIGEYSNRSIWRPALWPIKATIPIAVGLLILQSVAELVRAIVRLLGIPYDDPRDDISDAD